The window TATCACCATCATACTACATAGATTATcatgttaatttttttttttcgatgaaatgttatcatcatcatgttcgaCGAATAGACACGAACAACACTgacaatttaatttgataataacaacTAAAACATGTTGTTCATcacatcaattcaattcgatcagcgataaaaaaaaattgccacatttttttttcttcaattggcttgatcgattgattcgattaGATTAGttgatctcatcatcataatttcgTTTCTGCTGATGCGGTCAATATAacttattattttatttttattttttttttttttttttgcttacgTGATTCAAAGTTCAAAGttcaaatgtttgaaaatgggagaaaaaaattttctctcacAAAAAATGTATCACACATTGAAGCATGCTTCACATAAAGAGATGTGAAActtgaaaatgtttattttttacttttctttgttctagattttttaattacgcattaatttttcaaaaaaaaagaaaaaaaatcattgttttttgaatcatgGCCAAATCTTAATTCTAAATCGGATCAAAATTGTGTTGTGTCATTATGTTTGTGTTATGCTGacgctttttttttcgttcgaatTATGCATTttgaaaccagaaaaaaaagaaaataaagattatattaatataattaaaattgaaattaaattttattcaaaaaatttttcctcgATCATTTTTAATGACCTGTGCATATGGacaatcattaatcaatagatgaggtatttgttgttgttgttgttgttgttgttgctgctgttcaattagatttgatttttgccgatcgttttcatcatcatcatcatcatcatcattgatgattgttgacgATTCGCAGACTATCGGTTTATTCTTGTCTTGGCGTTGTTGCCGACACAGCAAAAGATggtttgataatgatgatgatgatgatgaacattgttgttgtcgttttgcattattattattattattatcatcatcattgacaacaacaatcaaatcatcatcggcaaTCATCGACGATGATTTCTTTTGTCGTTTTATC of the Dermatophagoides farinae isolate YC_2012a chromosome 1, ASM2471394v1, whole genome shotgun sequence genome contains:
- the LOC124491863 gene encoding uncharacterized protein LOC124491863; the encoded protein is MSNNNQETITSQIYHVQVIETDASIRCGLKPFTIYRLIIGSNQLQLKADHNNKDDDRLNVLFEWPYKYVRRYGYTSNSISFEAGSKCQTGEGLFIFRNKKSKILYNQITNNIDRIKRQKKSSSMIADDDLIVVVNDDDNNNNNNAKRQQQCSSSSSSLSNHLLLCRQQRQDKNKPIVCESSTIINDDDDDDDENDRQKSNLIEQQQQQQQQQQQIPHLLINDCPYAQVIKNDRGKIF